From Chiloscyllium punctatum isolate Juve2018m chromosome 36, sChiPun1.3, whole genome shotgun sequence, the proteins below share one genomic window:
- the LOC140460877 gene encoding uncharacterized protein, whose translation MEKPEESRPVEKPWKCGDCGKGFLVPLTLETHRWSYTGERPFLCTDCGKAFRHSSHLLAHQQDQTGERPFSCPECGKAFTQASTLQSHRRIHTGERPFSCPECGKAFTQVSTLLRHQRVHTGKRPFSCPECGKAFSNSSTLLTHQRVHTGERPFSCPECGKAFTQVSTLLRHQRVHTGERPFSCPECGKAFSDSSTLRSHQRVHNGERPFTCSQCGKGFTCSSNLRSHQRIHTGERPFSCPECRKAFSNSSALLRHQHVHTGERPFTCSLCGKGFTCSSSLMTHQRIHTGERPFSCSQCGKGFTCSFNLQTHQRVHTGERPFSCPECGKAFTQVSTLLRHQRVHTGERPFSCPECRKAFSNSSTLLTHQRVHTGERPFTCSQCRKGFRYTSHLLTHRRVHTGERPFSCPECGKAFSTSSTLLRHQRIHTGERPFTCSQCGKECGKAFTQVSTLLRHQRVHTGERPFSCPECGKAFSNSSTLLTHQRVHTGERPFSCPECGKAFTQVSTLLRHQCVHTGERPFSCPECGKAFSDSSTLRSHQRVHNGERPFTCSQCGKGFTCSSNLRSHQRIHTGERPFSCPECRKAFSNSSALLRHQHVHTGERPFTCSQCGKGFTCSSTLQSHQRIHTGERPFSCSQCGKAFTHVSSLMTHQRIHTEERPFTCSQCGKGFTCSFNLLTHQRVHTGERPFSCPECGKAFTQVSTLLRHQRVHTGERPFSCPECGKAFSNSSTLLTHQRVHTGERPFSCPECGKAFSTSSTLLRHQRIHTGERPFTCSQGKEAFTQASTLLTHQRVHTGERPFSCPECGKAFTQASTLLRHQRVHTGERPFSCPKCGKAFSDSSTLLRHGRVHTGERPFTCSQCGKGFTCSSHLLTHQQVHTGERPFTCSQCGKGFRYSSHLLRHQRVHTGERPFSCPECGKAFSNSSTLLAHQHVHTGERPFTCSQCGKGFTCPSSLLTHQRVHTGERPFSCPECGKAFSNSSHLWSHQRVHTGERPFSCPKCGKAFSDSSSLRRHQRVHTGERPFTCSQCGKAFSDSSHLLTHRRVHTGERPFSCPECGKAFSNSSTLLTHQQIHTGERPFTCSQCGKGFTCSSALLRHQRVHTGERPFSCPECGKAFTQASTLLRHQRVHTGERPFTCSQCGKGFRYTSHLLTHWRIHTGERPFSCPKCGKGFSTSSSLLRHQRIHTGERPFTCSQCGKAFTYSSHLLTHQRVHVPSQGD comes from the exons atggagaaacctgaggaatcccgccctgtggagaaaccgtggaagtgtggtgactgtgggaaaggcttccttGTCCCGCTTACCCTGGAGACTCATCGATGGAGttacacgggggagaggccattcctctgcaccgactgcgggaaggccttcagacaTTCCTCTCACTTGTTGGCCCACCAGCAGGACCAAAcgggggaaaggcccttcagctgcccagagtgcgggaaggcctttacccaggcctccacaCTGCAGAGTCACCggcgtatccacacgggggagaggccctttagctgcccagagtgtgggaaggcctttacccaggtctccaccctgctgaggcaccagcgtgtccacacagggaagaggcccttcagttgccccgagtgtgggaaggccttcagtaattcctccaccctgctgacccaccagcgggtccacacgggggagaggccattcagctgcccagagtgtgggaaggcctttacccaggtctcCACCCTACTGaggcaccagcgtgtccacacgggggaaaggcccttcagctgtcctgagtgtgggaaggccttcagcgattcctccaccctgcggagtcaccagcgtgtccacaatggggagaggccgttcacctgctctcagtgcggaaagggcttcacctgctcctccaacctgcggagccaccagcgtatccacacgggggagaggcccttcagctgtcctgaatgcaggaaggccttcagtaattcctccgCCCTGTTGAGGCACCAAcatgtccacacgggggagaggccattcacctgctctctgtgcgggaagggcttcacctgctcctcctccCTGATGAcccaccagcgtatccacacgggggagagacccttcagctgctctcagtgcgggaagggcttcacctgctccttcaACCTgcagacccaccagcgggtccacacgggggagaggccctttagctgcccagagtgtgggaaggcctttacccaggtttccaccctgctgaggcaccaacgtgtccacacgggggagaggcccttcagctgccccgagtgcaggaaggccttcagcaattcctccaccctgctgacccaccagcgggtccacacgggggagaggccattcacctgctctcaatgcaggaagggcttcaggtatacctcccacctgctgacccaccggcgggtccacacgggagagaggcccttcagctgccccgagtgtgggaaggctttCAGCACATCttccaccctgctgaggcaccagcggatccacacgggggagaggccgttcacctgctctcagtgcgggaagg agtgtgggaaggcctttacccaagtctccaccctgctgaggcaccagcgggtccacacaggggagaggcccttcagctgccccgagtgtgggaaggccttcagtaattcctccaccctgctgacccaccagcgggtccacacgggggagaggccattcagctgcccagagtgcgggaaggcctttacccaggtctcCACCCTACTGaggcaccagtgtgtccacacgggggaaaggcccttcagctgcccggagtgtgggaaggccttcagcgattcctccaccctgcggagtcaccagcgtgtccacaatggggagaggccgttcacctgctctcagtgcggaaagggcttcacctgctcctccaacctgcggagccaccagcgtatccacacgggggagaggcccttcagctgccctgaatgcaggaaggccttcagtaattcctccgCCCTGTTGAGGCACCAAcatgtccacacgggggagaggccattcacctgctctcagtgcggaaagggcttcacctgctcctccaccctGCAGAGTCACCAGCgtatccacacaggggagagacccttcagctgctctcagtgcgggaaggcctttacccacgtCTCCTCCCTGatgacccaccagcggatccacacggaggagaggccgttcacgtgctctcagtgcgggaagggcttcacctgctccttcaACCTGCTGactcaccagcgggtccacacgggggagaggccctttagctgcccagagtgtgggaaggcctttacccaggtttccaccctgctgaggcaccaacgtgtccacacgggggagaggcccttcagctgccccgagtgcgggaaggccttcagcaattcctccaccctgctgacccaccagcgggtccacacgggggagaggccattcagctgccccgagtgtgggaaggccttcagcacatcttccaccctgctgagacaccagcggatccacaccggggagagaccgttcacctgctctca GGGGAAAGAG gcctttacccaggcctccaccctgctgacccaccagcgggtccacacaggggagaggcccttcagctgcccagagtgcgggaaggcctttacccaggcctccacccTACTGaggcaccagcgtgtccacacgggggaaaggcccttcagctgccccaagtgtgggaaggccttcagcgactcctccaccctgctgaggcacgggcgtgtccacaccggggagaggccattcacctgctctcagtgcgggaagggcttcacctgctcctcccacctgctgacccaccagcaggtccacacgggggagaggcccttcacttgctctcagtgcgggaagggcttcaggtATTCCTCCCACCTGTTGAGGCATCAgcgtgtccacaccggggagagacccttcagttGCCCCGAGTGCggaaaggccttcagcaattcctctaccctgttggcccaccagcatgtccacaccggggagagaccgttcacctgctctcagtgcgggaagggcttcacctgcccctcctccctgctgacccaccagcgggtccatacgggggagaggcccttcagctgccccgagtgcgggaaggccttcagcaattcgtCCCACCTGTGGAgccaccagcgtgtccacacgggggagaggcccttcagctgccccaagtgcgggaaggccttcagcgattcctcctccctgcggaggcaccagcgggtccacacgggggagaggccgttcacctgctctcagtgcgggaaggccttcagcgattcctcccacctgctgacccaccgacgggtccacacgggggagaggcccttcagctgccccgagtgtgggaaggccttcagcaattcctccaccctgctgacccaccagcagatccacacgggggagagaccgttcacctgctctcagtgcggaaagggcttcacctgctcctccgccctgctgaggcaccagcgtgtccacacgggggagaggcccttcagctgccccgagtgtgggaaggcctttacccaggcctccaccctgctgaggcaccagcgtgtccacacgggggagaggcccttcacttgctctcagtgcgggaagggcttcaggtatacctcccacctgctgacccactggcggatccacacgggagagaggcccttcagctgccccaaatGCGGAAAGGgcttcagcacatcctcctccctCCTGAGGCACCaacggatccacacgggggagaggccgttcacctgctctcagtgcgggaaggccttcacctactcctcccacctgctgacccaccagcgagttcacgtgccatcgcagggggattga